A window from Balaenoptera musculus isolate JJ_BM4_2016_0621 chromosome 8, mBalMus1.pri.v3, whole genome shotgun sequence encodes these proteins:
- the FGF19 gene encoding fibroblast growth factor 19, translating into MELIDAGQREIQNQWQKPSFDDDYGAFTTTALPGSISGDCRAGRRRDGDGAQSQAGPKPGLKRHLALARATPLFLREWSPEPEGGAMRSAPSRCAVARALVLAGLWLAAAGRPLAFSDAGPHVHYGWGESVRLRHLYTAGPQGLSSCFLRIHSDGAVDCAPVQSAHSLMEIRAVALSTVAIKGERSVLYLCMGADGKMQGLSHYSAEDCAFEEEIRPDGYNVYWSKKHHLPVSLSSARQRQLFKSRGFLPLSHFLPMLSTIPTEPDEIQDHLKPDLFALPLKTDSMDPFGLATNLGVVKSPSFYK; encoded by the exons ATGGAGCTTATAGACGCTGGACAGAGGGAAATACAGAACCAATGGCAGAAACCATCATTTGATGACGATTATG GCGCCTTCACCACGACGGCCCTTCCAGGCTCCATCTCCGGGGACTGCCGGGCCGGGCGGAGGCGGGACGGCGACGGGGCGCAGAGCCAAGCCGGGCCGAAACCGGGGCTGAAGCGCCATCTAGCGCTCGCCCGCGCGACCCCATTGTTCCTCCGAGAGTGGAG CCCCGAGCCCGAGGGAGGTGCCATGAGGAGCGCTCCGAGCCGGTGCGCCGTGGCCCGCGCCCTGGTCCTGGCCGGCCTCTGGCTGGCTGCAGCCGGGCGCCCCCTAGCCTTCTCGGATGCCGGGCCGCACGTGCACTACGGCTGGGGCGAGTCCGTCCGCCTGCGGCACCTGTACACCGCGGGCCCCCAGGGCCTCTCCAGCTGCTTCCTGCGCATCCACTCAGACGGCGCCGTGGACTGCGCGCCGGTTCAGAGCGCGCACA GTTTGATGGAGATCAGGGCAGTCGCTCTGAGTACCGTGGCCATCAAGGGCGAGCGCAGCGTCCTGTACCTCTGCATGGGCGCCGACGGCAAAATGCAAGGGCTG AGCCATTACTCGGCCGAGGATTGTGCTTTTGAGGAGGAAATCCGTCCGGACGGCTACAACGTGTACTGGTCCAAGAAACACCATCTCCCGGTCTCCCTGAGCAGCGCCAGGCAGAGGCAGCTGTTCAAAAGCAGGGGCTTTCTGCCGCTGTCTCACTTCCTCCCCATGCTGTCCACCATCCCAACAGAGCCCGATGAAATCCAGGACCACTTGAAGCCCGATTTGTTTGCTTTGCCCCTGAAAACAGATAGCATGGACCCGTTTGGGCTCGCCACCAATCTGGGAGTGGTGAAGAGTCCCAGCTTCTATAAGTAA